The DNA region GGAACATCGTGCTCCTGGCGATCTGGTACCTGGCGTACTGGCTGTATAAACGGAAGATTGTGTTGAGGATATGATGTCATCCCCGGCGCGCTGGTTCGTTAAAAACGCTTTAGTTTTATAAATACCTTGCTATATTATGTTCATAATATAGAACGGAGCAATCAAAGTCATTGAAATGTTTTACTCTATGAAAGAGATTCTCATGAAACAAAAATTGCAAATGGTTTACTGGAAAAGCGATCATTTCTGGCTCGGGAAACTTCTCGAACATCCTGAAATCATGACCCAGGGCGAAACTCTTGAGGAGTTGGAGGAAAATCTGAAAGAAGCCTACTTTCTTATGGTGATGGAAGATGTACCTCAAAAACATCAAACCAAAGAAATCATCCTGTGAAACGAAGTGATTTAATCAGACAGCTTAAGGAACAGGGTTGCATCCTACACAGACATGGAAGCCGGCATGACATCTATCTCAATCCCTCCACCGGCCAGAAGCAGCCTGTACCCCGCCATAATGAAATCGACGATGTCCTGGCAAAGCATATCATGA from Candidatus Latescibacter sp. includes:
- a CDS encoding type II toxin-antitoxin system HicB family antitoxin, which produces MKQKLQMVYWKSDHFWLGKLLEHPEIMTQGETLEELEENLKEAYFLMVMEDVPQKHQTKEIIL
- a CDS encoding type II toxin-antitoxin system HicA family toxin, coding for MKRSDLIRQLKEQGCILHRHGSRHDIYLNPSTGQKQPVPRHNEIDDVLAKHIMKYLGLML